The following nucleotide sequence is from Juglans microcarpa x Juglans regia isolate MS1-56 chromosome 6D, Jm3101_v1.0, whole genome shotgun sequence.
attcaattcaaaacttttttacacgtgggaccttcaatatttttcaacttctcataaatatatataaactcatcttaacttctaaacacatctaaactcatcttaggtgggctctataaaactcactttaccatctcaactcacttttattcataaagaactcaactcatctcacctcaattcaacattcaaatgggTCCGCATGAAATGAGAGCTGCATACTGCTGCAGCTTTCTGTTTGTTTACAACAATCTTTCTGCAGCTTGAACCTTAAACGGGAAATATAGCAGCACATAAACTTTAAACTCCAATCTGATTTCAGAACCTCCGACATCACGTGACAGctttagatgaatttaacttgAAGAATCCAAATGGAAAATGAATCCTCACCCAATCATACGAGTTTAGATATCATTATCATCCATAAAAACTATAATTTCCTTTCGGGTGGAAAATCTAAATTGTTAGATCCAGgattaaatttgtaaaagtggGTCCTAATCCTAAACTCCAACTCTACACAAGGCTGCTGAGTCAGACCCCGCAATGCTAGTTGGCCAAGACATGCTGCTGCAAGTGACAAGAACTGTTCACTTACtgatatttatttagtttttcagTTCAATTCTTTTTGTGTCAAGGAAAAAAAGCAACAACATGTgttaagataattttttgtgCAAGGCCATATAAAAAGGATAAAGTTTCACAATAGAAAGCTAGACATGAAAGTGACTCCCTCGCCCATCTCTCCCCATCtgcattttgaaattaaaaaacagtTATCCACCTCccccccacctctctctcttccaccaTTAACAAATGCTAAAAAACAGCCATCTAAAATTCCATTTTCTCTCTGCACAAACATCATGGCCTAGCTGTTCTTGGATCCGGAGATTCTGGGTCTTTCAATTTTTCCTTTGCACATTATATTAGTACGCCTTAAAAAACTCATAGCCCACAAGACATGATTTGGTTTCTCACACCCATTGTTCCTCCTCCCTAGGCTCAAACCTCTCCTCGTATTCCTCCTCCATTGGAGTTTGTACCAATAGCTCTTTAGCTCTAATGCCTGTAATTCCATGGACCCTTTTTTCCTTGCTCACAATCCTTTCCCTTTCACTTCCCTACTACCCTTTTGTAGCTTTGGCTGTTAACCTACAAGGCCAAGCTCTTCTTTCATGGAAGCACAGCTTGAGTGGATCGCCTGAGGCCTTGAGCAATTGGGACCCAAATGATGCAACTCCGTGTGGGTGGTTTGGCATCACTTGCAACTTCAACAAGGAACTTGTGGGATTGGAGTTGAGGTACTTGGATTTGTTGGGTGAACTTCCTTCAAACTTCAGTTCCTTGTTGTCCTTGAACAAGATTGTTCTCACCGGAACAAACCTCACCGGTTTGATACCGAAAGAGATTGGCATCCTTGAGGGATTGAGCTACTTGGACTTGAGTGACAATGCCTTGACAGGTGAAATCCCAAGTGAGATTTGTAACTTGGTCAAGCTCCAAGAAATCCACCTCAATTCCAACCGGCTAGAGGGATCGATTCCGGCCCGAATTGGCAGCCTCAGGAGCTTGGTACAACTATTTCTCTATGACAACCAGCTCGGAGGTGGAATTCCCAGTACCATAGGCAACCTGAAGCAGCTTCAAGTAATCAGAGCTGGCGGGAATAAGAACCTTCAAGGCCCTCTACCCCAAGAAATCGGGAACTGCACTGATTTGGTAATGTTGGGCCTGGCCGAAACAAGCATATCGGGGTTCCTCCCATCAAGTCTCGGCCTCCTCAAGAAGCTCGAAACGATCGCAATCTACACTGCCCTTCTCTCCGGCCAAATTCCCCCTGAACTCGGCGACTGCACCTCTCTCCAGAACATCTACTTATACGAGAATTCCCTCACCGGCTCAATCCCGAACAAGCTCGGAAGCCTAGTAAATCTCCAAAACCTTCTGCTTTGGCAGAACAGCTTGGTTGGCACTATTCCATCGGAGCTGGGTAATTGCGAACAGTTGTCGGTTATCGATATCTCGATGAACTCGTTGACCGGAAGCATTCCGAAGACTTTCGGAAATTTATCATCGTTGCAGGAACTCCAACTAAGCGAGAACCAAATATCGGGAGAAATCCCAGCTGAGCTCGGAAACTGTACGGAACTCACACATATCGAGCTCGACAACAATCAGATAACTGGTACGATTCCGTCCGAATTCGGGAACCTTCGGAATCTGACAATGCTTTTCTTGTGGAAAAACAAGCTGGAGGGAGCTATACCGTCTTCGATTTCCAACTGTCAGAATCTCCAGGCCGTGGATTTGTCTCAAAACAGCTTGACGGGGAACATTCCGAATGGGATCTTCGAGCTCAAGAACCTGATCAAGCTTTTGCTTCTCTCGAATAATTTATCAGGCGAAATTCCTTCCGAGATCGGCGACTGCTCATCGCTGATTCGGTTCCGAGCGAACAAGAACAAGCTGACTGGGGCTGTCCCGCCGCAGATAGGGAACTTGCTAAATCTCAATTTTTTGGATCTCGGGTCGAATCGGCTCTCTGGAAACATACCCCAGGAGATCTCCAGCTGCCAGAATCTTACGTATCTTGACCTGCATTCCAATTCGATCGCTGGGAATCTGCCGAATAGCTTGAGCCAGCTTTTGTCGTTGCAGTTCATTGATTTCTCAGACAACTCGATTGAAGGGACGCTGAGCCCGAGTCTTGGATCGCTCAGTTCGCTCACCAAACTCGTTCTCGGGCAGAATCGGCTCTCCGGAACGATCCCGACTCAACTTGGTTCGCTTGCGAAGTTACAGTTACTGGACCTGAGTGGAAACGAACTGTCAGGGAATATCCCGGCTAGTTTGGGCAAGATCCCGGCGCTAGAGATTGCCATGAATTTGAGCTGGAACCAACTCTCCGGTGAGATTCCAGCTGAGTTCGCAGACTTGGACAAGCTGGGGATCTTAGATCTCTCTCACAACCGGCTGTCTGGTGACCTCCGCTATCTTGCGGATCTTCAGAATCTGGTGGTCCTCAATATATCGGACAACAACTTCTCGGGACACGTGCCGGACACCTCTTTCTTCGCGAAGCTACCGTTGAGCGTCCTCTCCGGAAATCCCAAGCTGTGCTTCTCAGCCAACCAGTGCGCCGCCGTCGACAAGAGCCGCGATTCCACCCGAAGACGCGCAGAGGCGGCGCGTGTGGCAATGATCGTGCTACTGTGTGCCGCATGCGTGCTGCTCCTGGCAGCGCTTTACATCATCCTCGTGGGAGCAGCGAAGAGACGCGGGGACACAGGATTTGGTGCGGCCCACGAGTGCGACCTCGAAGGCGACGGCGACGTGGAGATGGGCCTGCCATGGGAGGTGACACCGTACCAGAAACTAGACCTGTCGATTGTTGACGTGGCCAAATCCCTGACACCTGGCAACATAATCGGCCGCGGACGATCCGGTGTCGTTTACAAGGTAACTATCCTATCGGGTTTAACCATCGCCGTCAAAAGGTTCCGAACATCCGAAAAGTTCTCGGCGTCGGCATTTTCGTCGGAGATTGCCACTTTGGCAAGAATCCGACACCGAAACATAGTCCGATTATTGGGATGGGGTGCCAACAGCAAAACCAAGTTGCTTTTCTACGATTATCTACCCAACGGTAACTTAGGTGCACTGTTACACGAGGAGAGCGCAGCGGCAGGATTAATGGTGGTGGAATGGGAGACTCGACTCAAGATAGGATTAGGGGTTGCAGAAGGGCTGGCCTATTTGCACCACGATTGCGTGCCGGCAATCTTGCACCGGGACGTGAAGGCGCACAACATTTTGCTGGGGGATCGGTACGAGGCTTGTTTAGCAGATTTCGGACTGGCAAGATTGGTGGAAGACGATGCCAATTCCTTCTCGGCTAACCCGCAATTCGCCGGCTCCTACGGCTACATGGCTCCTGGTGAGTTTCGCTGTCATTCATGATGATCCTCTGTATCGGATTAGCTTAATTTTGACTTAATTAACTTCCGTACAAATAAAACCCCATTTTTGGGCTTTATAAAAAGTAGTTTTTGCATCCATTATCAACACTCCTAAAGCGGATTAGTGGAAGAACAGGGGATCAGACAAATTTCCAATAATGTTGTGACATCTTAGAAACATCCAAAGGCTTACGTGCTTATCTTTAGTTtatgtgaaatgatttatacgtaatattttttacaatatattttataatattgtgttaaataagagataattttataaaatattttataaaaatatatttattttataatattgttataaaatatgttatgaaaatatattttgtgtatcaATACTCTTAAATAATGTAagattgtatttttaaaaaaattaaaccatttaattcgatcgaataatttttttttgaaaaaagaaaaaaatcgttATTCTTGACAAAAAGAACAGTACAACTTTTTGAGACACTTCCATCATGGTTGTTTATCGTTGCTTTTAAGTTGTTTGTTCTGTTCATGGGCTATGTCTCATCCATTTGGAAGTATTTGCACATGCATAATTGTTCTGAAGATGATCTGCTCTAATCTGGCATTGCAAATGACGTGACGGCCTTTACCCTGCTCAGCGTGTGTCCAAAACGTCACATTTTACTGCATGCCTTGttgcctttatatatatatatatatatatatatatatatatattttattattatttcaatgaAACTGGCACCTGTTCTAATAATTTgaattcaattattatttttttgactcATATTACAGAATATGGTTGCATGCTGAAAATCACTGAAAAGAGTGATGTGTATAGTTTTGGAGTGGTTCTCTTAGAGATCATAACTGGGAAGAAACCAGTAGATCCATCATTTGCTGAGGGAGAGCATGTTATTCAATGGGTTAGAGGTCATCTAAAGAGCAAGAAGGACCCAGTTGAGATCCTAGATCCCAAGCTTCAAGGCCATCCAGACACACAAATACAAGAGATGCTGCAAACGTTAGGAATATCCTTGCTTTGTACAAGCAATCGTGCTGAAGACCGCCCCACAATGAAAGATGTGGCAGCTTTATTAAGAGAGATTCAACACGAGCCCACCGTGGGAGCCGAGGCCATCAAGCCAAATAGCAACTCATTGACAAAGACTGAAACAACATCGTTTTCATCATCGACCTCAGTCACACCGGCTCAATTGTCGCTCCTCCGAGGGTCCTCTCATTGTTCATTCGCCTACTCATCTTCCTCAGCTGGTTATTTATCGAGAAATCAGTAACATATATAACACCCATGTagtaagagaaattttattctaatCCGCCATATATTGATTTGTAGGAGTAGGACGATGTAATATTGCATGTGGGAATTAATTGTAAAGATGATCAGCTAGCTAGCAAGTGTTGGTTTTGCATAATATTAGGAAACATGATGGGCAAAATGAGTATATAGCAACTTGGGAATGGTTGTCCTCGGTAAaactaatgttatttttactaTCCTGACATTAAAGTTGCTGAAACGTCATTGAATTGAAAGGTCGTTTTCCATGCTGTCTCCAAAAGGCCGGTACAAGAGGGATATGTTGATGTGTGTGTGAACTTCTAGTTTTAATTGCAAGAACCAAAAAcctaaaagaaatatataaataaatagtgactTCTCTCCTGGCCTGATCTCTTACTTGTTGGAGATGTGTGGCTGTGGAGAAATGTGGGCAATGATTGGGCGTGTGAAACCCCGCCCCTTATCTGTGTCTGTCTCGATAGGCTAGCTGTTGATTTTAGGATAAGAAAGAAGGTTCCTTGATTTCATGCAACTGTATACAATACAGTATTTAGGAAACCCACCCCCCCCCGGGTCTCTGTCACCCACGTGAAAGAGAACCATATATACAACATTTGATATCGTATCTACGAGAGAGAGGATCGATTCTAGAGCAGCTAGCTAATTCGAATCATGCGATTGCTCTGCAAATGCATGAACTACAAAGCTCTGTTCTTGCTTTCGATTTCCTCCTGCTTTTTtgcagatttttctttctttgtcaggcttttatttttttccttgtttttatGGACAACCAGCTTGTGATCCAGATCGATATGCATGCAACTCGCCGGCCACCACCATGCATGCAACTCCCCTCCATGTTTATTTGGCATGGGTGGGTGGGTCTCATGCTAGCTCCAATCTCCCTCCACATGAGTCCGCTATCACCCTTGTCTCAGTAGCAGATATGTGATTTGTTTTCCcctttttaatgtgtttttgtgaagatgatagaaaacataaaaagtagTTAGTTTTCCCAGTACCCCTCATAGAACTCCAACCTCTAGATTAATTATGGTTAGTGATAATGGTACGTACGTACACATTAGGGGTGGGTTTGGGTCTGATATTCTAGTGCATGCTCAATGCCCGTTCATGATTGCAGCATCCCTATTTCAAGGATGTGGTGAAAGGTTGCTGCTGCCGGAAGAAccaacctagctagctatttgtttcaaaattgatttttttaactctATTTAGCAACTTACCCAGAAAGAGCTCGTCGATCTCTTGGGCAATAAATAAGCCACCTTGTGTCATGGCAATGCTGATCTCTGAGAGGAAAGAGACATCTCTTCAACCTCTAGTACTGTTTTTTGGTTCACATGACGCGCACATGCATGTTAGCCACAAATTCAGAAGTCATGCAACTTGATGGACCCAAAATGCAATATGTAAGATTAAGTTTGGGTAGTGAGGAATTTTCAGAtattctatgaataataataaaaaagtaacgatagaatattgaatagtagtgaaaaataaataataaataattataaaataataaataatagtaaattattttgataatatctcaatatttaaaatatcagaATCAAGAAAGATTTTGATTATAACAATAATTACAACAAGGgtaaatgaaaattatgaaatatatttaaaatatagaggataaatcttattataatttaaaaattaattttaattaattaactcgtatatgtattttaaaatttctctgaaatcttttttattttattcttggaaAGTGCCTCTCATACTTTTCATTTTGGGTTGTGTAGGGTCCGCcatatgcacgcatgcatgggATGTCACGTGTCTtggttgaatatatatatatatatatatatatatatatattgaagacgGTGACTGCCAACCATGCCAATTGGTTCACTTTTTAGCGTTGGACCAGAGTAGTTAATTTTAGGCTATCTTTTTAGTTGTGTTAGGCATTTGGTTGGACTGGAATTGGCATGCATTTTAAGCTGCATCTGGTCCACAACCACTCGAATCCAATCAAGTTATGGGATCAATTTCTGGGCCCATTCTAGTGTTTCAGTCACTCAATCAGTTAATTACTTGTCAAATTATCACGGGGGTTTTAATTTTAGAGCGGTGCTACTGTTGAAAAAATTAACACAACGGAAGGGATAAAAGTAGTAATAAAAGAATACATTcatgcactcagtgacaccaagaatttaacgtggttcggcaactatCTACATCCACataaaagagcttcactattaaatagtagaagacaagaaaatattacagaggaggaggatcacacttcactcaactcaactctcttttcttttctctcagagctctccgagctctctcttttctcttctctttcttggATGTGTTTAAGGCTCTCGCTAGGAGCCTCAATTTATAGGCGAACGTATCAGTATGAATGCATTCAATTGCATTCAATACGTAACTGCATTTGCAGTTATTTGTTGGGGGATGATGGTTAAGCGctgagcagtcattgttgactgcttagGGCATGgattcaacaattctccccctccatgtCCATTTACCTAGATGCTCTTTATCCCAACTATGTCTCTGCtagctcaagcttctcacttgtaaccacttTCGTCAGCATGtctgctggattctctttcgtatggatcttcacaagcttcaatagctgttgttccatcgcttcacgtatccaatgatagcggatatcaatatgcttggtgcgggaATGGTACATTGAgttcttgctcaaatctagagcactttgactatcacaatgtaccttgTAGTCTTTTTAACTAAtccctagttcttggagaaaacgcttcatccacaacatctctTTTCCAGCTTCCGCTGCGGCAATGTTCTCTGACTCTGTTGTAGATAAAAcaacacacttctgcaatttggactgctaagagacagctcctcctgcaaaagtgaaggccgaagtagatttcctgctatccagatctcctgccatatctgaatctgtatagccttccaaaactggtttagctcccccaaaacacaagcacatattcgatgtaccttttaggtacctgagaatccatttgactgcttcccaatgatcatttcttggatttgaaaggaatctgctcagCATACTTACATCATGAGCAATATCTGatctggtacaaaccattgcatacattagGCTTCCTACTACTGAAGAGTAGGGGACTGCttctatttcttcaatttttttctttgaagaaggacacgagcacttgctcaacttgaagtggttagcaagcagagtattgactggcttagcatctcctATGTTGAAACGCCTgatgacccgttcaacatatttttgttgtgatagtcACACCCTTTTGACTTTCCTATAACGAACAATCTTCATATCCAAAATTTGTTGTGttgggcctaagtccttcatgtcaaaggatttggatagttccttctttagtttgttaaacTTGGACAtatcctcaccaacgattaacaaatcatcaacataaagaaagagtatgacaaacttgtcatcctggaaccttcgaacatagacacactgatctacaacaagtctcttgtaaccatgactcatcatgaatgagtcgaacttcttgtaccattgcctcagcgcttgcttgaggccatagagacttttctttagcttgcagactaagtaATCTTTCCCTGGAGtttcaaacccttctggttgctccatatagattttCTCCTCTAAATCTCCATTgagaaaggctgtcttcacatccatctgttcgagttccaaattcaatCTGGCTACCAATTCGagtatgactcggattgacatcattttcaccaccggAGAAAATATCTCTTCAAAAtcgattcccttcttctgttgGAATCATTTGACAACCAATCAGAccttgtgctttatcagctttctttggccatctttcttcagcttgaacacccagtaggactttctttcttttaggaagtttcaccaactcataagTCTGATTTTTTTGCAAAGAACtaatctcttcttgcattgcctgcacccataggcttctatcagcatgagtttgaacttcctgaAAGCTCTCTggctccccctcatcagtaagcagaatatagtctgattctGGATATCTCATCGACAAAATCAATAGGCGGCCTTTTGCCGATCtttttggttgagtttcatcaaccaaaggaggttcatcgccatctaacccttgtggtggtacaccagctgctggtggagagggttcttgctccccctgctcgACACCTTGAgattcttcttctgcttctggatctcgatcctgcatatcctcattatctgtggcaaactgtaatggtgcaggattTGGAGTactggttttcatggaacacaatgTCCatacttctgacaattctctttaTTACTGGATCCCATAACttgtatccgaattcttcatctccatatccaacaaagatacatggagttgacttgacattgagcttctgtctcagctccttggatacgtgtgcaaaggctttgcacccaaacactctcaggtgagagtaagagacatcttttctCAACCAAACCTTttcaggaactt
It contains:
- the LOC121235208 gene encoding leucine-rich repeat receptor-like serine/threonine-protein kinase RGI4; its protein translation is MPVIPWTLFSLLTILSLSLPYYPFVALAVNLQGQALLSWKHSLSGSPEALSNWDPNDATPCGWFGITCNFNKELVGLELRYLDLLGELPSNFSSLLSLNKIVLTGTNLTGLIPKEIGILEGLSYLDLSDNALTGEIPSEICNLVKLQEIHLNSNRLEGSIPARIGSLRSLVQLFLYDNQLGGGIPSTIGNLKQLQVIRAGGNKNLQGPLPQEIGNCTDLVMLGLAETSISGFLPSSLGLLKKLETIAIYTALLSGQIPPELGDCTSLQNIYLYENSLTGSIPNKLGSLVNLQNLLLWQNSLVGTIPSELGNCEQLSVIDISMNSLTGSIPKTFGNLSSLQELQLSENQISGEIPAELGNCTELTHIELDNNQITGTIPSEFGNLRNLTMLFLWKNKLEGAIPSSISNCQNLQAVDLSQNSLTGNIPNGIFELKNLIKLLLLSNNLSGEIPSEIGDCSSLIRFRANKNKLTGAVPPQIGNLLNLNFLDLGSNRLSGNIPQEISSCQNLTYLDLHSNSIAGNLPNSLSQLLSLQFIDFSDNSIEGTLSPSLGSLSSLTKLVLGQNRLSGTIPTQLGSLAKLQLLDLSGNELSGNIPASLGKIPALEIAMNLSWNQLSGEIPAEFADLDKLGILDLSHNRLSGDLRYLADLQNLVVLNISDNNFSGHVPDTSFFAKLPLSVLSGNPKLCFSANQCAAVDKSRDSTRRRAEAARVAMIVLLCAACVLLLAALYIILVGAAKRRGDTGFGAAHECDLEGDGDVEMGLPWEVTPYQKLDLSIVDVAKSLTPGNIIGRGRSGVVYKVTILSGLTIAVKRFRTSEKFSASAFSSEIATLARIRHRNIVRLLGWGANSKTKLLFYDYLPNGNLGALLHEESAAAGLMVVEWETRLKIGLGVAEGLAYLHHDCVPAILHRDVKAHNILLGDRYEACLADFGLARLVEDDANSFSANPQFAGSYGYMAPEYGCMLKITEKSDVYSFGVVLLEIITGKKPVDPSFAEGEHVIQWVRGHLKSKKDPVEILDPKLQGHPDTQIQEMLQTLGISLLCTSNRAEDRPTMKDVAALLREIQHEPTVGAEAIKPNSNSLTKTETTSFSSSTSVTPAQLSLLRGSSHCSFAYSSSSAGYLSRNQ